One part of the Verrucomicrobiota bacterium genome encodes these proteins:
- the motA gene encoding flagellar motor stator protein MotA, with amino-acid sequence MIIFIGLIVMCGGIVWGFTHGGGKLGDLFHIGEIVTILSIALGSMIIMSPLKLLIHAVKLSIAVLKGAPFKKTDFEDVLKVMYELFVLGRRNGMIALEEHVMNPTASSLFKKYPSFHHNHSALEFFCDGLRPIVDGRIKPDQLAPLMEKSLASIEHEKHMVPLVVSKVADALPGIGIVAAVLGIILTMGAISGDVSLVGQKIGAALSGTLLGVFLCYGIVGPIATNMDFYNHGEMTYLNCIKEAVVAFANGLPPLVAVEVGRRVLEEDMRPNAAELETMLKTLGAQK; translated from the coding sequence ATGATTATCTTTATAGGTCTCATCGTCATGTGCGGCGGTATCGTCTGGGGGTTTACGCATGGGGGCGGAAAGCTTGGCGACCTGTTCCACATCGGCGAGATCGTCACCATCCTGAGCATCGCCCTGGGATCAATGATCATCATGTCGCCCTTGAAGTTGTTGATACACGCGGTCAAATTAAGCATCGCCGTTCTCAAAGGGGCTCCTTTCAAGAAAACGGACTTTGAGGATGTTTTGAAAGTCATGTATGAGCTGTTTGTCTTGGGCCGAAGAAACGGCATGATCGCCTTGGAAGAGCATGTGATGAACCCCACCGCCAGCAGCCTCTTCAAGAAATACCCTTCGTTCCATCACAATCATTCCGCGCTGGAATTCTTCTGCGACGGTTTGAGGCCGATTGTCGATGGCCGAATCAAGCCCGATCAGCTTGCGCCTTTGATGGAAAAATCATTGGCGAGCATTGAGCATGAGAAACACATGGTGCCCTTGGTCGTCAGCAAAGTGGCTGATGCACTTCCGGGGATTGGTATTGTGGCAGCGGTGTTGGGAATCATTCTGACGATGGGCGCCATCAGCGGGGATGTCAGTCTGGTGGGTCAAAAGATCGGCGCAGCGCTCAGCGGCACGCTCTTGGGAGTATTCCTCTGCTACGGGATCGTGGGGCCCATAGCCACAAACATGGACTTTTACAACCACGGCGAGATGACCTACCTCAACTGCATCAAAGAAGCGGTTGTTGCCTTTGCAAACGGCCTGCCTCCCCTGGTGGCCGTCGAGGTAGGACGGCGCGTGCTGGAAGAGGACATGCGCCCCAACGCGGCGGAACTCGAGACGATGCTCAAGACCTTGGGCGCTCAAAAGTAG
- a CDS encoding FliA/WhiG family RNA polymerase sigma factor: MKTHVAEKMSGKVAKLYHTSGIKGFSEEELVLKYAPLVLKMVYRIAPIVRSVVDFDDLKNVGYLALVQAARAFDPDLGVAFEVYCKHRVRGAILDELRRNSPVTRTVYSKWKKLEQTIQDLEEKLGHTPTESEIAAALGTTVNGYRELLDELRLVAYVSLDEISSQESDSGEFTPFQLADIHQVDPAGQVTARDLQELVRERILQMSPQQKKILTLYYYEGLRFKDIAVLMKLSESRICQIHTEAIMVLRAFLDREQSMIDKL; the protein is encoded by the coding sequence ATGAAAACTCATGTCGCAGAAAAAATGTCCGGGAAGGTGGCAAAGCTGTACCACACTTCCGGCATTAAGGGTTTTTCCGAGGAGGAATTGGTCCTCAAGTACGCGCCGCTGGTTCTGAAGATGGTCTATCGCATCGCCCCGATCGTGCGGTCGGTGGTGGATTTCGATGATCTGAAGAATGTCGGTTACCTCGCTTTGGTCCAGGCGGCTCGCGCGTTCGACCCGGATCTAGGAGTCGCTTTCGAGGTGTACTGCAAGCATCGGGTCCGGGGAGCAATCCTGGATGAACTGCGGAGGAACTCGCCGGTGACCCGCACGGTTTATTCAAAGTGGAAGAAGCTTGAACAGACGATTCAAGACCTGGAGGAAAAGCTCGGCCACACGCCGACGGAATCGGAGATTGCCGCCGCTCTCGGCACGACCGTCAACGGTTACCGCGAACTGCTCGATGAATTGCGGTTGGTCGCTTACGTTTCGTTGGATGAGATTTCCTCGCAGGAGAGCGACTCCGGCGAATTCACTCCCTTCCAACTGGCCGACATTCACCAGGTGGATCCCGCCGGCCAGGTGACCGCACGCGACTTGCAGGAACTGGTTCGGGAGCGTATTCTGCAGATGAGTCCACAGCAGAAGAAGATTTTGACTCTTTATTATTACGAAGGCCTCCGATTCAAAGATATCGCCGTGCTCATGAAATTGAGCGAATCCCGAATCTGCCAGATTCATACCGAGGCGATCATGGTTCTGCGTGCCTTCCTTGACAGAGAACAAAGTATGATCGATAAACTCTAA